A window of the Streptomyces griseochromogenes genome harbors these coding sequences:
- a CDS encoding FtsX-like permease family protein, producing MITAWARGLARHRTGRLLAALTGIALAVALVAALGSFLTSSKATMTQRALRSVAIDWQVQVQPGADPNTVLSLVRRTTGTRAALPVGYARTAGFTAHVQGSTQTTGPGMALGLPDGYRGLFPDAVRPLSGSSSGVLLAQQTASNLHAAPGDTISVQLPGAGTRQVKVDGVIDLPQADSLFQTVGAPSQSQPTAPPDNVVLLPAAQFAALTHAATGTTTQIHVARDTTRLPSDPAAAYTAVTGGAHNLEARSAGTALVGDNVGAALDSARQDALYAQILFLFLGVPGAVLAAALTVAVASAGGERRRQEQGLLRLRGLRPGQITALAGLEAALIGLLGGLAGLGIAALTGRLAFGTASFGTGAGTWAVWYGIAFVLGAAVATGAVLIPALRDLQTVTVAETRKESGIRSTRNPWWARYGLDFALLIGSWLVFRASSGNQYALVLAPEGVPSISVSYWAFLGPALLWIGAALLLWRLTLLALAHGRPALARLARPLTGKLAGTTAATLARRRRPLARSVVLLALAVSFAVSTAVFNATYKQQAEVDARLTNGADVTVTEPPGAHIPPGAADSLMVSGVRHVEPLQHRFAYVGSDLQDLYGVSPGTIARATSLQDAYFSGGTAQQLMRQLTERPDNLLVSAETVNDFQLSLGDTLNLRIQDARTKALRTVPFHYAGIVKEFPTAPKDSFFVANASYIAKATGSDAVGVFLLDTGGSHQQHIAAQLRAKLGTSATVTDLTQTRGTVGTSLTSVDLAGLTRIELAFAVLLATGAGGLVLALGLAERRRTFAIATVLGARTRQLRGMVLTEALILAVAGLAGGALIGWALSEMLVKVLTGVFDPPPAALAVPGAYLALTALAALAAVLAAALNGIRRARRPAVEELRDL from the coding sequence ATGATCACCGCCTGGGCCCGCGGTCTGGCCCGCCATCGCACCGGTCGTCTTCTGGCCGCCCTGACCGGGATCGCGCTCGCGGTCGCGCTCGTCGCCGCGCTCGGTTCCTTCCTCACCTCGTCGAAGGCGACCATGACCCAGCGTGCGCTGCGCTCGGTCGCCATCGACTGGCAGGTCCAGGTGCAGCCCGGCGCCGACCCGAACACCGTGCTCTCCCTCGTGCGCAGGACGACCGGCACCAGAGCCGCCCTCCCGGTCGGCTACGCCCGCACCGCCGGCTTCACCGCCCACGTGCAGGGCAGCACCCAGACCACCGGCCCCGGCATGGCGCTCGGCCTGCCCGACGGCTACCGCGGCCTGTTCCCCGACGCGGTCCGCCCCCTCTCCGGCTCCTCCAGCGGTGTCCTGCTGGCCCAGCAGACCGCCTCCAACCTGCACGCCGCCCCCGGCGACACCATCAGCGTCCAACTGCCCGGCGCCGGAACCCGTCAGGTGAAGGTCGACGGCGTGATCGACCTGCCCCAGGCCGACTCCCTCTTCCAGACGGTCGGCGCCCCCAGCCAGTCCCAGCCGACCGCGCCCCCCGACAACGTCGTCCTGCTGCCCGCCGCGCAATTCGCCGCCCTCACCCACGCCGCCACCGGTACGACCACCCAGATCCACGTCGCCCGCGACACCACGCGCCTGCCCTCCGACCCGGCCGCGGCCTACACCGCCGTCACCGGCGGCGCCCACAACCTGGAGGCCCGCTCCGCCGGCACCGCACTCGTCGGCGACAACGTCGGCGCCGCCCTCGACTCCGCCCGCCAGGACGCCCTGTACGCCCAGATCCTCTTCCTCTTCCTCGGGGTTCCCGGCGCGGTCCTGGCCGCCGCGCTGACCGTCGCGGTCGCCTCCGCCGGGGGCGAGCGGCGCCGTCAGGAGCAGGGGCTGCTGCGGCTGCGCGGCCTGCGCCCCGGCCAGATCACCGCCCTCGCCGGCCTGGAAGCGGCGCTCATCGGCCTGCTCGGCGGCCTGGCCGGACTGGGCATTGCCGCGCTCACCGGGCGCCTCGCCTTCGGCACCGCGTCTTTCGGGACGGGCGCCGGCACCTGGGCGGTCTGGTACGGCATCGCCTTCGTGCTCGGCGCCGCCGTGGCCACCGGCGCCGTCCTCATTCCCGCCCTGCGCGACCTGCAGACGGTGACCGTAGCCGAGACCCGCAAGGAATCCGGCATACGCAGCACCCGCAACCCCTGGTGGGCGCGCTACGGCCTGGACTTCGCCCTGCTGATCGGCTCCTGGCTGGTCTTCCGTGCCTCCTCCGGAAACCAGTACGCCCTGGTCCTCGCCCCGGAGGGCGTGCCCAGCATCTCCGTGTCGTACTGGGCCTTCCTCGGCCCCGCGCTGCTGTGGATCGGAGCCGCCCTGCTCCTGTGGCGCCTGACGCTGCTGGCCCTCGCCCACGGCCGCCCCGCCCTCGCCCGGCTGGCCCGCCCGCTGACCGGGAAACTCGCGGGCACCACGGCCGCCACCCTCGCGCGGCGCCGACGCCCGCTCGCCCGCTCGGTGGTGCTGCTCGCGCTCGCTGTGTCCTTCGCGGTATCCACGGCCGTCTTCAACGCCACCTACAAACAGCAGGCCGAGGTGGACGCCCGGCTGACCAACGGCGCCGACGTCACCGTCACCGAACCACCCGGCGCCCACATCCCACCCGGCGCGGCAGACTCACTGATGGTCTCCGGCGTCCGGCACGTCGAACCGCTCCAGCACCGCTTCGCCTACGTCGGCTCGGACCTCCAGGACCTCTACGGCGTCAGCCCCGGCACCATCGCACGGGCAACTTCCCTCCAGGACGCCTACTTCTCCGGCGGCACCGCCCAGCAGCTCATGCGGCAGCTCACCGAGCGGCCCGACAACCTGCTGGTCAGCGCCGAGACCGTCAACGACTTCCAGCTCTCCCTCGGCGACACCCTCAATCTGCGCATCCAGGACGCCCGCACCAAGGCCCTGCGCACGGTCCCCTTCCACTACGCCGGCATCGTCAAGGAGTTCCCCACCGCCCCCAAGGACAGCTTCTTCGTCGCCAACGCCTCCTACATCGCCAAGGCGACCGGCAGTGACGCGGTGGGCGTGTTCCTCCTCGACACCGGCGGCAGCCACCAGCAGCACATCGCCGCCCAGCTGCGGGCGAAGCTCGGCACCAGCGCCACGGTCACCGACCTCACCCAGACCCGGGGCACCGTCGGCACCAGCCTGACCTCCGTCGATCTGGCCGGCCTCACCCGTATCGAGCTGGCCTTCGCCGTCCTGCTCGCGACCGGGGCCGGCGGACTCGTCCTCGCCCTCGGGCTCGCCGAACGCCGCCGCACCTTCGCCATCGCCACCGTCCTCGGCGCCCGGACCCGGCAGCTGCGCGGCATGGTCCTCACCGAGGCCCTGATCCTGGCCGTGGCAGGCCTCGCCGGAGGCGCGCTGATCGGCTGGGCCCTCTCCGAGATGCTGGTCAAGGTCCTCACCGGCGTCTTCGACCCGCCGCCGGCCGCCTTGGCCGTGCCCGGCGCCTACCTGGCCCTGACCGCGCTGGCCGCCCTGGCCGCCGTACTGGCCGCTGCCCTGAACGGAATCCGCCGCGCCCGGCGCCCCGCTGTCGAGGAACTGCGCGACCTGTGA
- a CDS encoding glycosyltransferase family 2 protein, protein MNHGVVTVVVITYNDAERVSEAVASALAQGDAVGEVVVVDDASTDGTPHLLGQLAAADPRVRVVRRASNSGGCGTPRNDGIGAARFPWLVFLDSDDVLPPKAVDALLTVALRHDADVAAGLCVRRELPGGREIPWQEQLFTVESAHDGVTRRPQTLWDTLSVNKIYRREFLLSRRIRFPDGAAHYEDFVFTARVYAARPRLAVTPETVYIWHVRYGTGRASISLRRDRIQNWRDRITAHRQVLEIMRDSGERDLLIAAQTKFLEFDLAVYLNELPQRAPEYQDIWWRISREHVRAFEEEAVCRATPAARWRTAVLLGRERQAADLRRLAELAADPPRLTPPYAGDVRRPLWDAVRSAPDGPDEIVLDGLADAPIAQLPLYVSADVNAGRRLRLELRLAEFYGRTAHVGPERASIELRHRMTDAAHRCEGVWETGPDGEGWRAVVTVDAAALCEHGTITTWDAWVTLSFRDGEPVTRPLRAGSGLRRLVRVGRRGRVLLLQPYATTGGCLAVRVADGLVGMRAVVAGRLARHKRR, encoded by the coding sequence GTGAACCATGGGGTTGTGACGGTGGTGGTCATCACCTACAACGACGCGGAGCGAGTCTCAGAGGCGGTCGCCTCGGCTCTCGCTCAGGGCGATGCAGTCGGCGAGGTCGTGGTCGTCGACGACGCGTCCACCGACGGCACACCTCACCTGTTGGGACAGCTCGCGGCCGCCGACCCTCGGGTACGCGTCGTACGCCGCGCGAGCAATAGCGGCGGTTGCGGAACCCCGCGTAACGACGGCATCGGTGCGGCCCGCTTCCCATGGCTCGTCTTCCTCGACAGCGACGACGTGCTCCCGCCGAAGGCCGTGGACGCGCTGCTCACCGTCGCACTCCGGCATGACGCCGACGTGGCGGCGGGCCTGTGCGTACGGCGCGAGCTGCCCGGTGGACGTGAGATCCCCTGGCAGGAACAACTATTCACCGTCGAGTCGGCGCACGACGGGGTGACCCGGCGCCCGCAGACACTGTGGGACACGCTGTCCGTGAACAAGATCTACCGCCGGGAGTTCCTGCTCTCCCGGCGGATCCGTTTCCCCGACGGCGCGGCGCACTACGAGGACTTCGTCTTCACCGCGCGTGTCTACGCTGCCCGTCCGCGCCTCGCCGTCACCCCCGAGACCGTCTACATCTGGCATGTGCGCTACGGCACCGGCCGGGCCTCGATATCGCTGCGCCGAGACCGGATCCAGAACTGGCGGGACCGGATCACCGCCCATCGGCAAGTGCTGGAGATCATGCGGGACAGCGGCGAGAGGGATCTGCTGATCGCCGCGCAGACCAAGTTCCTCGAGTTCGATCTCGCCGTCTACCTGAACGAACTGCCTCAGCGTGCGCCGGAGTACCAGGACATCTGGTGGCGGATCTCCCGCGAGCATGTACGCGCCTTCGAGGAGGAGGCCGTATGCCGGGCCACACCCGCGGCGCGCTGGCGCACCGCGGTGCTGCTCGGACGCGAGCGGCAGGCCGCGGACCTTCGACGGCTGGCCGAGTTGGCGGCCGACCCGCCGCGGCTGACGCCACCGTACGCCGGTGACGTGCGGCGACCACTGTGGGACGCGGTGCGTTCCGCCCCCGACGGTCCGGACGAGATCGTGCTCGACGGTCTCGCCGACGCCCCGATCGCGCAGCTGCCGTTGTACGTCTCCGCGGACGTGAACGCAGGCCGTCGGCTCCGGCTCGAACTACGGCTGGCCGAGTTCTACGGCAGGACCGCGCACGTCGGCCCGGAGCGAGCGAGCATCGAGCTTCGCCATCGGATGACGGACGCGGCACACCGGTGTGAGGGGGTGTGGGAGACCGGGCCGGACGGAGAGGGCTGGCGTGCCGTCGTCACCGTCGACGCGGCGGCGCTCTGTGAACACGGCACGATCACCACATGGGACGCCTGGGTGACCCTGTCCTTCCGGGACGGTGAGCCGGTCACGCGGCCGCTGCGTGCCGGTTCAGGTCTGAGACGACTGGTGCGGGTAGGCCGACGAGGGCGGGTGCTGCTGCTCCAGCCGTACGCCACCACCGGTGGATGTCTCGCCGTACGCGTCGCTGACGGCCTTGTCGGAATGCGCGCCGTGGTCGCCGGGCGGCTCGCCCGCCACAAGCGGCGCTGA
- a CDS encoding M56 family metallopeptidase produces the protein MHITVYLLLLASVALAMLGPQLGRRLAPAAAVRALTLLSLIATAAMVWGLIALAVGGLGRTDVFQDQAHSSPVALAVDDPVPDVLGALAAGLLTVSLVRALAVMWRRWSAVRALAPLRKQPAAGDLVVVKSDRPDAYALPGRSRRVVVTSAMLRALPADEQAVLLAHERAHLLHRHHLYAGVAETAAACNPLLRPIRDLIAFQIERWADEEAAQSTGSRLLAARSLARAALAIADATRMREPQGVLAYLRHKVTARVGAMRAERPTSHWGAVSPALAVTALTGLAFAEVTSDFSRCLHVLHLF, from the coding sequence GTGCACATCACGGTCTACCTGCTTCTCCTGGCCTCGGTCGCCCTGGCCATGCTCGGTCCGCAGCTGGGGCGCCGACTGGCTCCCGCTGCCGCGGTACGCGCCCTGACCCTGCTGAGTCTCATCGCGACGGCCGCCATGGTGTGGGGTCTGATCGCCCTCGCGGTGGGCGGACTGGGGCGCACCGACGTCTTCCAGGACCAGGCTCACAGCAGCCCGGTCGCTCTGGCCGTCGACGACCCGGTTCCCGACGTCCTGGGGGCGCTGGCGGCCGGACTGCTCACGGTGTCGTTGGTCCGGGCACTCGCGGTGATGTGGCGCCGATGGTCTGCGGTGCGCGCGCTTGCCCCGCTGAGGAAACAGCCGGCGGCCGGTGACCTGGTCGTGGTCAAGTCGGACCGGCCGGACGCTTACGCGCTGCCCGGCCGATCACGCCGAGTCGTCGTGACCTCCGCCATGCTGCGTGCCTTGCCCGCCGACGAACAGGCAGTGCTGCTCGCCCATGAACGGGCCCATCTGCTGCACCGACACCACCTCTACGCAGGGGTCGCCGAGACAGCGGCCGCCTGCAACCCGCTGCTGCGGCCGATACGCGACCTCATCGCCTTCCAGATTGAACGCTGGGCGGATGAGGAAGCCGCGCAGTCGACCGGCAGCCGCCTGCTCGCCGCCCGTTCTCTGGCCCGTGCCGCACTGGCGATTGCCGACGCGACTCGAATGCGTGAGCCACAAGGCGTCTTGGCCTATCTGAGGCACAAGGTGACCGCGCGCGTCGGCGCCATGCGGGCCGAACGTCCGACCAGCCACTGGGGTGCGGTCTCGCCCGCGCTGGCGGTCACTGCCCTGACCGGGTTGGCCTTCGCCGAGGTGACTTCGGATTTCTCCCGTTGCCTGCACGTTCTCCATCTGTTCTGA
- a CDS encoding HAMP domain-containing sensor histidine kinase yields the protein MRQRVVRVAVVAALVAVVLLAVPLALAVRSALYADQRDTLERAALAGAVRVSPDYRSGDPVELPAPPPGGRLGLYDPQGRLHAGSGPATADAPVHGAVAGEVVRTRSGGDLVVAVPVSHAEHVIGVVRASSPAAAVRDRVFLTWAALLGVAAVALAVAVLVARRQARTLAAPLEGLSRHCLAVAEGDLGARAAPSSIAEIDQVARTHNEMLHSLSELLRHERDFAANASHQLRTPLAGLQLTLESGLEQDDDARLRPVLAEALTTTRRLHDTVEEVLRLSTSRAMLRPRAADRPLGQVLRATEERWHGQLAQAGRRFEHLARDVPEDLCVPGGPVTEILDILLDNARIHGKGTVRLVVRDLNDALAFDVTDEGEVHGSAARLFDRGHSGGGQGAGIGLALASDLAAGLGGRLARTGSAPTTFTLLVPIRGDEAVDGTT from the coding sequence ATGAGACAGCGCGTGGTGCGAGTCGCCGTCGTCGCCGCCCTGGTCGCCGTCGTCCTCCTCGCCGTCCCCCTGGCCCTGGCCGTCCGTTCCGCCCTGTACGCCGACCAGCGCGACACCCTGGAACGGGCCGCCCTGGCCGGCGCCGTCCGTGTCAGTCCGGACTACCGGAGCGGCGACCCCGTGGAGCTGCCCGCACCCCCGCCCGGCGGGCGCCTCGGCCTGTACGACCCGCAAGGGCGGTTGCACGCGGGCAGTGGCCCCGCAACCGCCGATGCCCCTGTTCATGGGGCCGTCGCAGGTGAGGTCGTCCGGACCCGGTCGGGTGGCGACCTGGTCGTCGCGGTGCCCGTCTCGCATGCCGAGCACGTGATCGGAGTCGTTCGGGCGTCCTCCCCGGCCGCCGCCGTACGCGACCGGGTCTTCCTGACGTGGGCCGCACTGCTGGGCGTGGCCGCAGTTGCGCTGGCCGTCGCCGTCCTTGTCGCCCGCCGCCAGGCACGGACCCTTGCCGCGCCGCTGGAGGGTCTCTCCCGGCACTGCCTGGCCGTTGCTGAAGGAGACCTGGGCGCGCGGGCGGCCCCCAGCAGCATCGCCGAGATCGACCAGGTCGCACGCACCCACAATGAGATGCTGCACAGCCTGTCCGAACTCCTGCGACACGAAAGGGACTTCGCGGCCAACGCCTCCCACCAGCTGCGCACACCCCTGGCCGGCCTTCAGCTCACGCTGGAGTCCGGCCTGGAGCAGGACGACGACGCCCGGCTGCGCCCGGTCCTCGCCGAGGCCCTCACCACCACCCGCCGACTGCACGACACGGTGGAGGAGGTCCTGCGCCTGTCCACGTCCCGGGCGATGCTCAGGCCCAGGGCTGCCGACCGGCCCCTGGGCCAGGTGCTGCGGGCCACGGAGGAACGCTGGCACGGTCAGCTGGCGCAGGCCGGACGCCGCTTCGAGCACCTCGCCCGGGACGTGCCGGAGGACCTCTGCGTACCCGGCGGGCCGGTCACGGAGATCCTCGACATCCTGCTGGACAATGCCCGCATCCACGGCAAGGGCACGGTCCGTCTGGTCGTACGCGACCTCAACGACGCACTCGCCTTCGATGTCACCGACGAGGGCGAGGTGCACGGCTCGGCAGCGCGGTTGTTCGACCGCGGCCACAGCGGCGGTGGCCAGGGAGCGGGCATCGGCCTCGCCCTCGCGAGCGATCTGGCGGCCGGACTCGGCGGTCGCCTGGCCCGGACCGGCAGCGCTCCGACCACCTTCACCCTGCTCGTCCCGATCCGCGGCGACGAGGCCGTGGACGGTACGACGTGA
- a CDS encoding bifunctional glycosyltransferase/CDP-glycerol:glycerophosphate glycerophosphotransferase, producing MATNDNPAAQPSEEEVLISVVLPVYQVQEFLPECLDSLLGASQSFGGIEVVAVDDCSPDGSGALLDEYAVRDPRMRVVHLPENVGLGQARTEGLARAKGDYVWFVDSDDRLTCGALAAVAERLRQTSPDVLLVDHALVNPDGRVERNARAHLFQDAPETFTLGERPGTLDLIMTAWSRVLRRDFLLGLDLEFGRGYYEDISVTYPSLLAARRLSMLDRVCYHYQRGREGAITSTSSPKHFDLFGQYERIFAFIDREAGTAEPFRRAVFDRTVRHATTVLATPGLVPGNLRRDFFRRASEHFQQFRPRDYSYPSGLRGLQYRLVERGAYPAYAALEPVNRLRLALRATLGRARGAARRTPRLVATALRRAYYRACLRLPADDTLAVYAAYWNRGYACNPAAIFEKARELAPGIRGVWVVAKDRTASIPPGVEYVVDGTPRCLRTMARAKYLVNNVNFPYELPKRRGAVLVQTQHGTPLKKMGTDLRDHPAAARDMNFDRLVEQCGRWDVLVSPNPHTTEVFTRVYPGGYEVLETGYPRVDRLVNASLDRANRVRGELGIAPGQIAVLYAPTHRDHQNETAPVLDVRRFGDQLGDDHVLLVRSHYFDIQRISSSRSVVDVSSHPSIEDLCIAADVLITDYSSVMFDYAVLDRPIVIYAPDWETYRRSRGVYFDLLAEGPGPVATTHERLVEVFRSGEHTRPSAAERLARFRDRFCPYDDGRAAERVVRSVFLGEPAPGESAAPSGRTSAAR from the coding sequence GTGGCAACGAATGACAACCCGGCCGCCCAGCCGTCCGAGGAGGAGGTGCTCATCAGTGTCGTCCTGCCCGTGTACCAGGTGCAGGAGTTTCTGCCGGAATGCCTGGACTCCCTGCTGGGAGCGTCGCAATCCTTCGGGGGCATCGAGGTCGTGGCCGTGGACGACTGTTCCCCCGACGGCAGCGGTGCCCTGCTCGATGAGTACGCGGTCAGGGATCCTCGGATGCGCGTGGTGCACCTGCCGGAGAACGTCGGGCTCGGCCAAGCGCGCACTGAGGGCCTGGCCCGGGCCAAGGGCGACTACGTCTGGTTCGTCGACAGCGACGACCGGCTGACATGCGGGGCGCTGGCCGCGGTCGCCGAGCGGCTGCGACAGACCAGTCCCGACGTGCTTCTCGTCGACCATGCTCTGGTCAACCCGGACGGAAGGGTGGAGCGCAACGCGCGTGCGCATCTCTTCCAGGACGCTCCCGAGACATTCACGCTCGGGGAACGGCCCGGCACCCTGGACCTGATCATGACCGCGTGGAGCAGGGTGCTGCGCCGGGACTTCCTGCTCGGCCTGGACCTGGAATTCGGGCGCGGGTACTACGAGGACATTTCGGTCACCTACCCCTCGCTGCTCGCAGCGCGTCGACTCAGCATGCTCGACCGGGTCTGCTACCACTACCAGCGCGGGCGTGAGGGTGCGATCACGAGCACCTCCAGCCCGAAGCACTTCGACCTCTTCGGCCAGTACGAGCGGATCTTCGCATTCATCGACCGCGAGGCCGGGACAGCCGAGCCGTTCCGCAGAGCGGTCTTCGACCGCACCGTGCGCCACGCGACGACCGTGCTCGCCACTCCGGGCCTGGTGCCGGGGAACCTACGACGCGACTTCTTCCGGCGGGCGTCGGAGCACTTCCAGCAGTTCCGGCCGCGTGATTACTCCTATCCGTCCGGGCTGCGTGGCCTGCAGTACCGGTTGGTGGAGCGAGGGGCCTATCCCGCGTACGCGGCGCTGGAGCCGGTGAACCGGCTTCGTCTCGCACTGCGTGCCACCCTCGGCCGCGCGCGCGGCGCCGCTCGGCGGACACCCCGGCTTGTGGCAACGGCGCTGCGGCGTGCCTACTACCGCGCCTGTCTGCGGCTTCCCGCCGACGACACGCTGGCTGTCTACGCCGCCTACTGGAACCGCGGCTACGCCTGCAATCCCGCGGCCATCTTCGAGAAGGCCCGCGAACTCGCGCCCGGCATCCGCGGAGTGTGGGTCGTCGCCAAGGACAGGACGGCTTCCATCCCGCCAGGGGTCGAGTACGTGGTTGATGGGACCCCCCGCTGCCTGCGCACCATGGCACGGGCCAAGTACCTGGTCAACAACGTCAACTTCCCGTACGAACTGCCCAAACGTCGTGGCGCGGTGCTGGTGCAGACACAGCACGGCACCCCTCTGAAGAAGATGGGGACCGACCTGCGGGACCACCCTGCTGCCGCACGCGACATGAACTTCGACCGACTGGTGGAGCAGTGCGGTCGGTGGGACGTCCTCGTCTCGCCGAACCCGCACACCACCGAGGTGTTCACCAGGGTCTACCCCGGCGGTTACGAGGTGCTCGAGACGGGGTATCCGCGCGTCGACCGGCTGGTCAACGCGTCGCTCGACCGAGCGAACCGTGTGCGGGGCGAACTCGGCATCGCCCCCGGGCAGATCGCCGTCCTCTACGCGCCCACCCACCGTGACCACCAGAACGAGACGGCGCCCGTCTTGGACGTGCGGCGATTCGGCGATCAGCTCGGCGACGACCATGTCCTGCTGGTGCGCTCACACTACTTCGACATCCAGCGGATCTCCTCGTCCCGGAGCGTCGTGGACGTCTCGTCCCACCCGTCGATCGAAGACCTGTGCATCGCCGCCGATGTTCTGATCACCGACTACTCGTCGGTGATGTTCGACTACGCCGTCCTGGACAGGCCGATCGTGATCTACGCGCCCGACTGGGAGACGTACCGGCGCTCACGGGGGGTCTACTTCGACCTCCTCGCCGAGGGGCCCGGCCCGGTCGCCACCACGCACGAAAGGCTCGTCGAGGTGTTCCGCAGCGGCGAGCACACGAGGCCGAGTGCGGCCGAGCGGCTCGCCCGGTTCCGGGATCGCTTCTGCCCCTACGACGACGGGCGCGCGGCCGAGCGCGTCGTACGCAGCGTCTTCCTGGGCGAGCCGGCGCCCGGAGAGTCGGCCGCCCCGAGCGGCCGGACGTCCGCCGCCAGGTGA
- a CDS encoding response regulator transcription factor yields MGTPTAPDNSRFRVLVVEDDNVIGHHLQTGLQGNGYTTAWSRTGAAALTEATRAPYDALLLDLGLPDMDGLDVARTLRGRCRDLLIIILTARTDDIDIIAGLDAGADDYLVKPFSLTVLLARLRAHLRRQSVTSAAEQPIHLGDLVIDPVARRCHLHDTELPLRLKEFELLTLLARHAGEAVSRETLMAEVWDENWFGSTKTLDVTMAALRRRLTETNPGPSRLPRITTLRGHGYRLDP; encoded by the coding sequence ATGGGCACGCCCACCGCACCCGACAACAGCCGCTTCCGGGTCCTCGTGGTCGAGGACGACAACGTCATCGGCCACCACCTCCAGACCGGCCTGCAAGGCAACGGATACACCACCGCCTGGAGCCGCACCGGCGCCGCCGCCCTCACCGAAGCGACCCGCGCCCCCTACGACGCCCTGCTCCTCGACCTCGGCCTGCCCGACATGGACGGCCTCGACGTCGCCCGCACCCTGCGTGGCCGCTGCCGGGACCTGCTGATCATCATCCTCACCGCCCGCACCGACGACATCGACATCATCGCCGGCCTGGACGCCGGCGCCGACGACTACCTCGTCAAACCCTTCAGCCTCACCGTCCTGCTGGCCCGACTGCGCGCCCACCTGCGCCGCCAGAGCGTCACCTCCGCCGCCGAGCAGCCGATCCACCTCGGCGACCTCGTCATCGATCCCGTCGCACGCCGCTGCCACCTGCACGACACGGAACTCCCCCTGCGTCTGAAGGAGTTCGAGCTGCTCACCCTCCTCGCCCGGCACGCGGGCGAGGCCGTCTCCCGTGAGACCCTGATGGCCGAGGTCTGGGACGAGAACTGGTTCGGCTCCACCAAGACCCTCGACGTCACCATGGCCGCCCTGCGCCGCCGCCTCACCGAGACAAACCCCGGCCCCAGCCGCCTACCCCGCATCACCACGCTGAGAGGACACGGCTACCGTCTGGATCCGTGA
- a CDS encoding ABC transporter ATP-binding protein: MVMPDERILTARELYRFYRADEEETLALRGVSLQVQRGETLAVVGPSGSGKSTLLACLAGLDEPSGGEVRVGGLRISHRPETERARLRARHIGVLLQTRNLLPHVSIRDNIRLAQRATAGRPAVSAQELLGQVELAERTHALPRQLSGGELARAGLAVALANSPDILLADEPTGELDGETEQVVLTLLRNRAAQGCAVLIVTHSAEAVRVADRVIGLEDGRTVGAAVVPERQEAPDVIG; encoded by the coding sequence ATGGTCATGCCGGACGAGAGGATCCTCACCGCCCGTGAGCTCTACCGCTTCTACCGGGCCGACGAGGAGGAGACGCTCGCCCTGCGCGGGGTGTCCCTTCAGGTGCAGCGCGGCGAGACGCTGGCGGTGGTCGGGCCGTCCGGATCGGGCAAGTCGACCCTGCTGGCCTGTCTGGCCGGGCTCGACGAACCCTCAGGCGGTGAGGTACGCGTGGGCGGCCTGCGCATCAGCCACCGGCCGGAGACCGAACGGGCTCGGCTGCGGGCCCGGCACATCGGGGTACTGCTGCAAACCCGCAACCTGCTGCCCCACGTGAGCATCCGCGACAACATCCGCCTGGCCCAGCGGGCCACCGCGGGCAGACCCGCCGTCTCCGCCCAGGAGCTGCTCGGCCAGGTGGAACTCGCCGAACGGACCCACGCCCTGCCCCGGCAGCTGTCCGGCGGCGAACTGGCGCGCGCCGGATTGGCCGTCGCACTGGCCAACTCCCCCGACATCCTGCTCGCCGACGAACCGACCGGTGAACTCGACGGCGAGACGGAGCAGGTTGTCCTCACACTCCTGCGCAACCGGGCCGCCCAGGGCTGCGCAGTGCTGATCGTCACCCACAGCGCGGAGGCCGTGCGCGTCGCAGACCGCGTCATCGGCCTGGAAGACGGAAGGACAGTCGGTGCCGCGGTGGTGCCGGAGCGGCAGGAGGCCCCCGATGTCATCGGATGA
- a CDS encoding ABC transporter ATP-binding protein has product MSSDETLVVCRDAALTFGQGPQAVVAVHGADLEIGAGDRLAVVGPSGSGKSSLLHLLAGLEQPTSGTVTRATSLGPYGIGLVFQGDSLIPALSVAENTALPLVLADRSEARARDAALAALALVDAADLADRLPEEISGGQAQRVAAARVLAQEPRLILADEPTGRLDHATGARVLDALLTAADHTGAALVVTTHDPVIAARLTVRRTMRDGRLFAPEEVP; this is encoded by the coding sequence ATGTCATCGGATGAGACGCTCGTCGTCTGCCGGGACGCGGCGCTCACCTTCGGCCAGGGCCCACAGGCGGTTGTGGCCGTGCACGGCGCCGACCTGGAGATCGGAGCCGGCGACCGGCTGGCCGTCGTCGGCCCCTCCGGATCGGGCAAGAGTTCGCTGCTCCACCTGCTGGCGGGGCTGGAACAGCCCACCAGCGGCACCGTCACCCGGGCCACATCACTCGGGCCGTACGGCATCGGTCTGGTCTTCCAGGGCGACAGCCTGATACCCGCCCTGAGCGTGGCCGAGAACACCGCCCTGCCCCTGGTCCTCGCCGACCGGTCCGAAGCCCGGGCGCGAGACGCCGCCCTCGCCGCGCTCGCCCTGGTGGACGCTGCCGACCTCGCCGACCGCCTGCCCGAGGAGATCTCCGGCGGCCAGGCCCAGCGCGTGGCCGCCGCCAGGGTCCTGGCCCAGGAGCCGCGCCTGATCCTCGCCGACGAGCCGACCGGCCGCCTCGACCACGCCACCGGCGCCCGGGTACTGGACGCCCTGCTCACGGCAGCCGACCACACCGGCGCGGCCTTGGTCGTCACCACCCACGACCCCGTCATCGCCGCACGCCTCACGGTCCGGCGCACCATGCGCGACGGCCGGCTGTTCGCACCCGAGGAGGTTCCGTGA